The Opitutaceae bacterium genomic interval CTTGCTGTCTCATGGTGCCGAGACAAGGGCAGGATGGCGAGGTCTGTCCACCTCTAGAATCAGATTTGGTGCAACATATGTGTGTCGTTGCCACGCCGTGAGACAGCCGTAACCGATTTATCACCTAGGATGCCTAGTAGGTGGGACACCCCAAACGGGTCTTGTTGACGTAGACGCTCAACCTGAAACCAGAGGCCGTATCGCGCCTCACCCTAATCAACTCGACCACATGCTTCGCTTTTACCGCGCAAGCGGCCACGCCATTGCCGGATTCTTTCTTTTCATTTTGCCTCCGACGGGCGCCCTCCTGCTGGGGCAGCAGACGGGGACCGCGACCTCCGAAACGGAAGCGACCGAGGCTCCCAAACCACCACCCGACGAGGTTGTCCGGCTCGATACCTTCACAGTTCAGGAAGAGCTGGCGGCCAACTCCCAGGAGGAGTTGCGGCAGAAGGCGGCTGTGTCCGTGGACATGTTGAGTTCTACGGATTTCGGCAAATACATCGCCACAGACGTGGCTGACATCATTGTCCGCCTGCCCGGGCTATCTACGACCACCCGCGGGACATTCGCCGTGGTGCGCGGACTCTCGGAGCGCTACAATCCGGTGATGCTGGATGGGATTGGAATTCCCAGCTCAGACCCCGAGCGCCAAAGCCCGGAACTCGACCTCTTCCCGACGCGACTCGTGGACACAATCGTCATTGGAAAGACGTTTGAACCGAGGCTCCCTGGTACGTCATCCGGCGCGACGATCGACTTGCTCACGAAGCCCATCCCGGAAGGCCGTTTTGCCCAACTCCAGTTTGGTGTCAGAGCCGATGAGGGTTTCCTGAAGAACGACCCTTTTCTCGGATCGAAGCGCGACGGCTTCTGGGACTACCTCGCGCTGGGCGTAAAGGATCGGAAGGCGGAGGCGCCTCCCGCGATACCTGCAAACGCCGCCCTCGATTATGTGCGGTCGCCTAACACGGTGAGCAGCGTCCGGGAGGAGAGCTTCCCGATCGGAACACGGTTCTCTGTGACTTACGAGGACCGGATCATCCTCAATGAGGAGAGTGAGCGTGCATTTGGCTACAGCTTTTCTTTGAGCTACGACAGCACAGCCGGCACCGAGGAGGGGTACAAATTCTCGGTCGACAACATCTTTCAGCCGACGGTAGGCGCGGTGAATGGCAACATCGATACCGGCATCTTCGGTTTTAATCGCGAAGACTACTTGGAGTCGGAAGTCGAAACCCGAATCGGTCTGTTGGCGACGCTTGGCTATGCCTTCAACGACCGGCACCAATTGGCGTTCAGCTTCTTTCTCAGCCAAGTGGGAATCGACACCCACGCCCGCTATACGAACGGGACATCAATCCCCAACCTCACTTTTGCTGAGTACACACGATTCCGGGCAGGCAACCCTGACCCGACGGATTCCGAGCCCGAATTTGGGGAGCGAACCAATGAGGCCATGGAGATCTATTATCGGCAGCGCCGCCTGGCCAACCTGCGCCTCGGTGGCGACCACGCTTTTACCGATAACGAAGCGATCAAGGTTTCTTGGGACCTCGCTCGGGTGGATGCGCAGCAGGAGGAACCGGAATATCTGAACTTTCCCTACCTCTATAATCCGGAAGCGACCTTTGTCTACGATGCGCCGCTCGGAGGCGCAATGGATCGTTACACCCGATACTGGCGCGACACGAAAGAGCGCTCGACCATTGGCCGAGTGGACTCCGAATTTGAGTTCGACCTGGGTCCGTTGAGCGGTAACTCGGTGCGCGCTGGCGTTTATGTCGATCGCACGGACCGTGATTACCTTGAAGAGGCATTGTTCCTCAATGGTGGATCGCTTCGGGGCAGGACCCTTGAAGAGTTCCTAGGTGCTCTGCAAACCTACACGGGCAGGGCTGATCGTTTCAGCGGCTCCAACGTGCAGCCGTTTGCGAACGCAGAACGTAAGCTGAATGCGGCCTATGTTTCCTGGTTGCTGCCGATCTTGAGCGAGAGACCAGGCGTCCATAAACTTGACCTTTTGGCCGGTGCGAGGATGGAGGATTTCCGGCTTGTTTCACTCGGGTCCGGCCGAATCGGTAACGAATCCAGTTACCGTTTCTACCAATACCTCAGGCAGAAACTCCAAATGCCCATGGTCCCCGGCGAAACCATCAACACCGTGTACCGCGGCGAAATCGACGAGCGCAAGGTCCTGCCGGT includes:
- a CDS encoding TonB-dependent receptor produces the protein MLRFYRASGHAIAGFFLFILPPTGALLLGQQTGTATSETEATEAPKPPPDEVVRLDTFTVQEELAANSQEELRQKAAVSVDMLSSTDFGKYIATDVADIIVRLPGLSTTTRGTFAVVRGLSERYNPVMLDGIGIPSSDPERQSPELDLFPTRLVDTIVIGKTFEPRLPGTSSGATIDLLTKPIPEGRFAQLQFGVRADEGFLKNDPFLGSKRDGFWDYLALGVKDRKAEAPPAIPANAALDYVRSPNTVSSVREESFPIGTRFSVTYEDRIILNEESERAFGYSFSLSYDSTAGTEEGYKFSVDNIFQPTVGAVNGNIDTGIFGFNREDYLESEVETRIGLLATLGYAFNDRHQLAFSFFLSQVGIDTHARYTNGTSIPNLTFAEYTRFRAGNPDPTDSEPEFGERTNEAMEIYYRQRRLANLRLGGDHAFTDNEAIKVSWDLARVDAQQEEPEYLNFPYLYNPEATFVYDAPLGGAMDRYTRYWRDTKERSTIGRVDSEFEFDLGPLSGNSVRAGVYVDRTDRDYLEEALFLNGGSLRGRTLEEFLGALQTYTGRADRFSGSNVQPFANAERKLNAAYVSWLLPILSERPGVHKLDLLAGARMEDFRLVSLGSGRIGNESSYRFYQYLRQKLQMPMVPGETINTVYRGEIDERKVLPVVGLNYSPIKALNFRLSASKTTARPSFREVGSYFTVDRVNDEYVHGNLMLETSDVKNYDVRVEYFFPGSQDLVAFSVFRKDIAKPIERLSLDITNVGAVSTFVNNPSDAVLNGFEFEGAKKLDFLGEWGSWFTLGGNYTFIDASVAREPLLEAVQIESTGISDTRQLYDQPEWIANAYVTFEHPSAGFSTTLSWFGISDVLQKVNEYTWDTYTASHSRFDVTMSQRLGNRWQIRLSARNLFDPDRKTIADPHNTNQEIVYRRYSDGRSYTLTASYEF